One window of the Pseudomonas knackmussii B13 genome contains the following:
- a CDS encoding carbonic anhydrase, with translation MNDKTHSEEHNTETADEALRRIVDGFQHFRHEVFPQQEELFKKLAHEQNPRAMFITCADSRIVPELITQSSPGDLFVTRNVGNVVPPYGQMNGGVSTAIEFAVMALGVHHIIICGHSDCGAMKAVMDPKTLERMPTVKAWLRHAEVAKIVVEQNCGCANHETLGILTEENVVAQLDHLKTHPSVAARLASGQLFIHGWVYDIETSQIKAYDAEQGRFRPLDGEGSIPMATPRPRYSPS, from the coding sequence ATGAACGACAAAACGCACAGTGAAGAGCACAACACTGAGACCGCGGATGAAGCGCTGCGCCGCATCGTCGACGGCTTCCAGCACTTCCGCCATGAAGTCTTCCCGCAGCAGGAAGAGCTGTTCAAGAAGCTGGCCCATGAGCAGAACCCACGCGCCATGTTCATCACCTGCGCCGACTCGCGCATCGTCCCCGAGCTGATCACCCAGAGCTCGCCGGGCGACCTCTTCGTCACCCGTAACGTCGGCAACGTGGTGCCGCCCTATGGGCAGATGAATGGCGGCGTCTCCACTGCCATCGAATTCGCGGTGATGGCCCTGGGCGTGCACCACATCATCATCTGCGGCCACTCCGACTGCGGCGCCATGAAGGCGGTGATGGACCCGAAGACCCTCGAACGCATGCCGACCGTCAAGGCCTGGCTGCGCCATGCCGAAGTGGCCAAGATCGTGGTAGAGCAGAATTGCGGCTGCGCCAACCACGAGACCCTGGGCATCCTCACCGAGGAAAACGTGGTCGCCCAGCTCGACCACCTGAAGACCCATCCCTCGGTCGCCGCGCGCCTGGCCAGCGGCCAGCTGTTCATCCACGGCTGGGTCTATGACATCGAGACCAGCCAGATCAAGGCCTACGACGCCGAGCAAGGTCGCTTCCGCCCGCTCGACGGCGAGGGCTCGATCCCGATGGCTACCCCGCGTCCGCGCTACAGCCCGTCGTAA
- a CDS encoding PA0069 family radical SAM protein, giving the protein MPTLPPRGRGTASNPHNRFAPTRSETEDDGWYQEEAPPCRATEVRRETAKTVISRNQSPDVGFDRSINPYRGCEHGCIYCFARPSHAYWDLSPGIDFETRLIAKTNLAERLEEELSKPGYVPQPIALGINTDAYQPLEREQRLTRQALEILLRFRHPLHIITKGSLIVRDLDLLEELASLNLVSVAFSLTTLDNELKRIMEPRTAAPAARLRAMRTLHEHGVPVSALCAPMIPMINDSELESLLEAARDNGARSAGYVLLRLPLEIAELFEEWLQAHFPERAAHVMSLIRQSRGGKNYDSRFGARMRGEGVFADLLEKRFRLAVRRLGLNQRDYGGLDCSLFSVPRAQMSLF; this is encoded by the coding sequence ATGCCCACTCTCCCGCCCCGCGGTCGCGGCACCGCCAGCAACCCGCACAACCGCTTCGCCCCGACTCGCAGCGAGACGGAGGACGACGGCTGGTACCAGGAAGAGGCGCCGCCCTGCCGCGCCACCGAAGTGCGCCGGGAGACGGCGAAGACGGTCATCAGCCGCAACCAGTCGCCGGATGTCGGCTTCGACCGCTCGATCAACCCCTATCGTGGCTGCGAGCATGGCTGCATCTACTGCTTCGCGCGGCCCAGCCACGCGTACTGGGACCTGTCGCCGGGCATCGACTTCGAGACCCGGCTGATCGCCAAGACCAACCTCGCCGAACGCCTGGAAGAAGAACTCAGCAAGCCCGGCTACGTGCCGCAGCCGATCGCCCTGGGCATCAACACCGACGCCTACCAGCCGCTGGAGCGCGAACAGCGCCTGACCCGCCAGGCCCTGGAAATCCTCCTGCGCTTCCGCCATCCGCTGCACATCATCACCAAGGGCTCGCTGATCGTCCGTGACCTCGACCTGCTCGAAGAGCTGGCGAGCCTCAACCTGGTCAGCGTGGCCTTCAGCCTCACCACCCTGGACAACGAGCTCAAGCGCATCATGGAGCCACGCACCGCAGCGCCAGCCGCGCGCCTGCGCGCCATGCGCACCCTCCACGAGCATGGCGTGCCGGTCAGTGCGCTCTGCGCACCGATGATTCCGATGATCAACGACAGCGAACTGGAGAGCCTGCTGGAGGCGGCGCGCGACAATGGCGCGCGCTCGGCCGGCTACGTGTTGCTGCGCCTGCCGCTGGAAATCGCCGAACTGTTCGAAGAGTGGCTGCAGGCGCACTTCCCCGAGCGCGCCGCACACGTGATGAGCCTGATTCGCCAGAGTCGCGGCGGCAAGAATTACGACAGCCGCTTCGGCGCCCGCATGCGCGGCGAAGGCGTGTTCGCCGACCTTCTGGAGAAGCGCTTCCGCCTGGCGGTACGCCGCCTGGGGCTTAACCAGCGTGACTACGGCGGGCTGGACTGCTCGCTGTTCAGCGTGCCTCGTGCGCAGATGAGCCTGTTCTGA
- the coxB gene encoding cytochrome c oxidase subunit II: MLRHPHTWMGFLLLFALGPAHAAWTVNMTQGATEVSHSVFDLHMTIFWICVVIGIVVFGAMFWSMIVHRRSTGQQPAHFHESTLVEILWTVVPFLILVVMAVPATRTLIHMYDTSEPELDVQVTGYQWKWQYKYLGQDVEFFSNLATPQEQIHNKDPKDEHYLLEVDNPLVLPAGVKVRFLVTSSDVIHSWWVPAFAVKRDAIPGFVNEAWTKVDQPGVYRGQCAELCGKDHGFMPIVVDVKSKPDFDKWLAARKEEAAKLKELTSKEWTKEELVARGDKVYHTVCAACHQPEGQGMPPMFPALKGSKTVTGPKEGHLETVFNGRPGTAMAAFGKQLSEVDIAAVITFERNAWGNNDGDMVTPQEVVAYKQKQK; the protein is encoded by the coding sequence ATGCTGCGACATCCACACACCTGGATGGGCTTTCTGTTGCTCTTCGCACTGGGCCCGGCGCATGCCGCCTGGACAGTGAACATGACGCAGGGGGCGACCGAGGTCAGCCACTCCGTATTCGACTTGCACATGACCATCTTCTGGATCTGCGTGGTCATCGGCATCGTCGTATTCGGCGCCATGTTCTGGTCGATGATCGTCCACCGCCGCTCCACCGGCCAACAGCCGGCGCATTTCCACGAAAGCACCCTGGTGGAAATCCTCTGGACGGTGGTGCCCTTCCTGATCCTGGTGGTCATGGCCGTTCCGGCCACGCGCACGCTGATCCACATGTACGACACCTCCGAGCCGGAGCTGGACGTGCAGGTGACCGGCTACCAGTGGAAGTGGCAGTACAAGTACCTGGGCCAGGACGTCGAGTTCTTCAGCAACCTGGCCACGCCCCAGGAACAGATCCACAACAAGGATCCGAAGGACGAGCACTACCTCCTCGAGGTCGACAACCCGCTGGTACTGCCGGCCGGGGTCAAGGTGCGCTTCCTGGTGACCTCCAGCGACGTCATCCACTCCTGGTGGGTGCCGGCCTTCGCGGTCAAGCGCGACGCCATCCCCGGCTTCGTCAATGAGGCCTGGACCAAGGTCGACCAACCCGGCGTCTACCGCGGCCAGTGCGCCGAACTCTGCGGCAAGGACCACGGCTTCATGCCCATCGTGGTCGACGTGAAATCCAAGCCCGACTTCGACAAGTGGCTGGCCGCGCGCAAGGAAGAAGCCGCCAAGCTCAAGGAGCTGACCAGCAAGGAATGGACGAAGGAAGAGCTGGTCGCCCGCGGCGACAAGGTCTACCACACCGTCTGCGCTGCTTGTCACCAGCCCGAAGGCCAGGGCATGCCGCCGATGTTCCCGGCGCTCAAGGGCTCGAAGACCGTCACCGGGCCGAAGGAAGGTCACCTGGAAACGGTCTTCAACGGCCGACCCGGCACCGCCATGGCGGCCTTCGGCAAGCAGCTCTCGGAAGTCGACATCGCTGCGGTGATCACCTTCGAGCGCAATGCCTGGGGCAACAACGACGGCGACATGGTCACCCCGCAAGAAGTGGTGGCCTACAAGCAGAAGCAAAAATAA
- a CDS encoding cytochrome c oxidase assembly protein, whose amino-acid sequence MSDGTIETRKLVTRLLLVVVAMFAFGFALVPMYNVLCKTLGINGKTAGSAYQGASQQVDDTRKVKVDFVANNNVDMVWEFHPEGEMITVHPGAVNQMLFVAQNPSDRVMTAQAVPSIAPSEAAKYFHKTECFCFTQQVLKPGERIEMPVRFIVDRDLPKDIHRITLAYTLFDITARKPPVASNDR is encoded by the coding sequence ATGAGCGACGGCACTATCGAAACCCGCAAACTGGTCACCCGGCTGCTGCTCGTGGTGGTGGCCATGTTCGCCTTCGGCTTCGCCCTGGTGCCGATGTACAACGTCCTCTGCAAGACCCTGGGGATCAACGGCAAGACCGCCGGCAGCGCGTACCAGGGCGCCAGCCAGCAGGTCGACGACACGCGCAAGGTGAAGGTCGACTTCGTCGCCAACAACAACGTCGACATGGTCTGGGAGTTCCACCCCGAGGGCGAAATGATCACGGTGCATCCGGGCGCCGTGAACCAGATGCTGTTCGTCGCGCAGAACCCCAGCGACCGCGTGATGACCGCCCAGGCAGTCCCAAGCATCGCGCCGTCGGAAGCGGCGAAGTACTTCCACAAGACCGAATGCTTCTGCTTCACCCAGCAGGTGCTCAAGCCGGGCGAGCGCATCGAGATGCCGGTGCGCTTCATCGTCGACCGCGACCTGCCCAAGGACATCCACCGCATCACGCTCGCCTACACGCTGTTCGACATCACCGCACGCAAGCCGCCAGTGGCAAGCAACGACCGCTGA
- the ctaD gene encoding cytochrome c oxidase subunit I produces MSAVIDHPEHSHAGEHHHGPAKGLMRWVLTTNHKDIGTLYLWFSFCAFLLGGSFAMVIRAELFQPGLQIVEPAFFNQMTTMHGLVMVFGAVMPAFVGLANWMVPLMIGAPDMALPRMNNFSFWLLPAAFGLLVSTLFMPGGGPNFGWTFYAPLSTTFAPHSVTFFIFAIHMMGMSSIMGAINVVATILNLRAPGMTLMKMPLFVWTWLITAFLLIAVMPVLAGCVTMMLMDIHFGTSFFSAAGGGDPVLFQHVFWFFGHPEVYIMILPAFGAVSSIIPAFSRKPLFGYTSMVYATASIAFLSFIVWAHHMFVVGIPLVGELFFMYATMLIAVPTGVKVFNWASTMWQGSLTFEAPMLFAVAFVILFTIGGFSGLMLAIAPADFQYQDTYFVVAHFHYVLVPGAIFGIFASVYYWIPKWTGHMYDETLAKLHFWLSFIGMNMAFFPMHFLGLAGMPRRIPDYNLQFANFNMVSSIGAFLFGTTQLLFLFIVIKTIRGGKPAPAKPWDGAEGLEWTVPSPAPYHTFSTPPEVK; encoded by the coding sequence ATGAGCGCTGTGATCGACCATCCCGAGCATTCGCATGCCGGCGAACACCACCACGGTCCGGCCAAGGGCCTGATGCGCTGGGTCCTGACCACCAACCACAAGGACATCGGCACCCTGTACCTGTGGTTCAGCTTCTGCGCCTTCCTCCTCGGCGGCTCGTTCGCCATGGTGATCCGCGCCGAGCTGTTCCAGCCGGGCCTGCAGATCGTCGAGCCGGCCTTCTTCAACCAGATGACCACCATGCACGGTCTGGTGATGGTGTTCGGCGCGGTGATGCCGGCCTTCGTCGGCCTGGCCAACTGGATGGTGCCGCTGATGATCGGCGCGCCGGACATGGCCCTGCCGCGCATGAACAACTTCAGCTTCTGGCTGCTCCCGGCAGCCTTCGGCCTGCTGGTCAGCACCCTGTTCATGCCCGGCGGCGGCCCGAACTTCGGTTGGACCTTCTACGCGCCGCTGTCGACCACCTTCGCCCCGCACAGCGTGACCTTCTTCATCTTCGCCATCCACATGATGGGCATGAGCTCGATCATGGGCGCGATCAACGTGGTCGCCACCATCCTCAACCTGCGCGCGCCGGGCATGACCCTGATGAAGATGCCGCTGTTCGTCTGGACCTGGCTGATCACCGCCTTCCTGCTGATCGCGGTGATGCCGGTGCTGGCCGGTTGCGTGACCATGATGCTGATGGATATCCACTTCGGCACCAGCTTCTTCAGCGCCGCCGGTGGCGGTGACCCGGTGCTGTTCCAGCATGTGTTCTGGTTCTTCGGCCACCCCGAGGTGTACATCATGATCCTGCCGGCGTTCGGCGCCGTCAGCTCGATCATCCCGGCGTTCAGCCGCAAGCCGCTGTTCGGCTACACCTCGATGGTCTACGCCACCGCGTCCATCGCCTTCCTCTCGTTCATCGTCTGGGCGCACCACATGTTCGTGGTCGGCATCCCGCTGGTGGGCGAGCTGTTCTTCATGTACGCCACCATGCTGATCGCCGTGCCCACCGGGGTGAAGGTGTTCAACTGGGCCTCGACCATGTGGCAGGGCTCGCTGACCTTCGAGGCGCCCATGTTGTTCGCCGTGGCCTTCGTCATCCTCTTCACCATCGGCGGCTTCTCCGGCCTGATGCTGGCCATCGCCCCGGCGGACTTCCAGTACCAGGACACCTACTTCGTGGTGGCGCACTTCCACTACGTGCTGGTGCCCGGGGCGATCTTCGGCATCTTCGCCTCGGTCTACTACTGGATACCCAAGTGGACCGGCCACATGTACGACGAGACCCTGGCCAAGCTGCACTTCTGGCTGTCCTTCATAGGCATGAACATGGCGTTCTTCCCGATGCACTTCCTCGGCCTTGCCGGCATGCCGCGGCGGATTCCGGACTACAACCTGCAGTTCGCCAACTTCAACATGGTCTCCTCGATCGGCGCCTTCCTCTTCGGCACCACGCAGCTGCTGTTCCTGTTCATCGTGATCAAGACCATTCGCGGCGGCAAACCAGCCCCGGCCAAGCCGTGGGACGGCGCCGAAGGCCTGGAGTGGACGGTGCCTTCGCCGGCTCCGTACCACACCTTCAGCACCCCGCCGGAAGTGAAATGA